A stretch of Acipenser ruthenus chromosome 1, fAciRut3.2 maternal haplotype, whole genome shotgun sequence DNA encodes these proteins:
- the slbp gene encoding histone RNA hairpin-binding protein isoform X1, whose protein sequence is MSFRHNSSRREQEDVSDLYDRRRPPVRWSQGRKRGADGKLRQHGDTESTVFDDGEIEKRNRTYSDNRPSSFTTPEGDGPTRRCTDWGSAVEQEELRTDVRRDMQRYRRRILVNDFNERERTISSESSDSRDSPVPTELETDEGVLMRRQKQINYGKNTIAYDRYIKEVPKHLRQAGVHPRTPNKFKKYSRRSWDQQIRLWRVTLHAWDPPAEEGSDLQAIQAIDLDDMEIQSGASSSTESGTSLQSVNVGKAPATTPEDTCTGTPNKMRRMDAQMEAGFDLESCLVEAQDNSWLSAS, encoded by the exons ATGTCTTTCAGGCACAATTCAAGCCGCCGCGAACAAGAGGATGTCAG TGACTTGTATGACAGGAGACGGCCCCCTGTAAGATGGTCCCAGGGCAGGAAGCGCGGAGCAGACGGGAAGCTGAGACAACACGGAGATACCGAGTCCACGGTGTTTGATGATGGAGAGATCGAGAAACGCAATCGCACGTACTCGGACAATAGACCATCTAG TTTTACAACTCCTGAGGGAGATGGGCCCACCCGCAGGTGTACGGACTGGGGCAGTGCTGTGGAACAAGAAGAGTTAAGAACAGACGTCAGGAGAGATATGCAAAG GTACAGAAGAAGAATCTTGGTTAATGACTTTAATGAAAGAGAAAGGACAATCTCCTCTGAAAG ctCGGATTCTAGAGATTCACCTGTACCTACAGAATTGGAAACGGATGAAGGGGTGCTTATGAGAAGACAGAAGCAGATCAACTATGGGAAAAATACTATTGCTTATGATCGCTACATTAAGGAAGTTCCAAA gCATCTTCGTCAGGCAGGAGTTCACCCTAGGACACCCaataagtttaaaaaatacagccGGAGGTCTTGGGACCAGCAGATACGACTGTGGAGGGTTACTCTGCATGCGTGGGATCCACCGGCAGAGGAAGGCAGTGACTTGCAAGCAAT TCAAGCGATTGATCTGGATGACATGGAGATCCAGTCTGGGGCCAGCAGTTCAACAGAATCAGGGACAAGTTTGCAGTCTGTGAATGTGGGCAAAGCTCCTGCAACAACACCAGAG GATACTTGTACTGGCACTCCTAACAAGATGAGGCGCATGGATGCTCAAATGGAAGCAGGGTTTGACTTGGAGTCATGCTTGGTTGAAGCTCAGGACAACAGCTGGCTCTCTGCTTCGTAA
- the slbp gene encoding histone RNA hairpin-binding protein isoform X3, with the protein MSTRHGRRPPVRWSQGRKRGADGKLRQHGDTESTVFDDGEIEKRNRTYSDNRPSSFTTPEGDGPTRRCTDWGSAVEQEELRTDVRRDMQRYRRRILVNDFNERERTISSESSDSRDSPVPTELETDEGVLMRRQKQINYGKNTIAYDRYIKEVPKHLRQAGVHPRTPNKFKKYSRRSWDQQIRLWRVTLHAWDPPAEEGSDLQAIQAIDLDDMEIQSGASSSTESGTSLQSVNVGKAPATTPEDTCTGTPNKMRRMDAQMEAGFDLESCLVEAQDNSWLSAS; encoded by the exons ATGTCAACTAGACACGG GAGACGGCCCCCTGTAAGATGGTCCCAGGGCAGGAAGCGCGGAGCAGACGGGAAGCTGAGACAACACGGAGATACCGAGTCCACGGTGTTTGATGATGGAGAGATCGAGAAACGCAATCGCACGTACTCGGACAATAGACCATCTAG TTTTACAACTCCTGAGGGAGATGGGCCCACCCGCAGGTGTACGGACTGGGGCAGTGCTGTGGAACAAGAAGAGTTAAGAACAGACGTCAGGAGAGATATGCAAAG GTACAGAAGAAGAATCTTGGTTAATGACTTTAATGAAAGAGAAAGGACAATCTCCTCTGAAAG ctCGGATTCTAGAGATTCACCTGTACCTACAGAATTGGAAACGGATGAAGGGGTGCTTATGAGAAGACAGAAGCAGATCAACTATGGGAAAAATACTATTGCTTATGATCGCTACATTAAGGAAGTTCCAAA gCATCTTCGTCAGGCAGGAGTTCACCCTAGGACACCCaataagtttaaaaaatacagccGGAGGTCTTGGGACCAGCAGATACGACTGTGGAGGGTTACTCTGCATGCGTGGGATCCACCGGCAGAGGAAGGCAGTGACTTGCAAGCAAT TCAAGCGATTGATCTGGATGACATGGAGATCCAGTCTGGGGCCAGCAGTTCAACAGAATCAGGGACAAGTTTGCAGTCTGTGAATGTGGGCAAAGCTCCTGCAACAACACCAGAG GATACTTGTACTGGCACTCCTAACAAGATGAGGCGCATGGATGCTCAAATGGAAGCAGGGTTTGACTTGGAGTCATGCTTGGTTGAAGCTCAGGACAACAGCTGGCTCTCTGCTTCGTAA
- the slbp gene encoding histone RNA hairpin-binding protein isoform X2 — translation MSFRHNSSRREQEDVRRRPPVRWSQGRKRGADGKLRQHGDTESTVFDDGEIEKRNRTYSDNRPSSFTTPEGDGPTRRCTDWGSAVEQEELRTDVRRDMQRYRRRILVNDFNERERTISSESSDSRDSPVPTELETDEGVLMRRQKQINYGKNTIAYDRYIKEVPKHLRQAGVHPRTPNKFKKYSRRSWDQQIRLWRVTLHAWDPPAEEGSDLQAIQAIDLDDMEIQSGASSSTESGTSLQSVNVGKAPATTPEDTCTGTPNKMRRMDAQMEAGFDLESCLVEAQDNSWLSAS, via the exons ATGTCTTTCAGGCACAATTCAAGCCGCCGCGAACAAGAGGATGTCAG GAGACGGCCCCCTGTAAGATGGTCCCAGGGCAGGAAGCGCGGAGCAGACGGGAAGCTGAGACAACACGGAGATACCGAGTCCACGGTGTTTGATGATGGAGAGATCGAGAAACGCAATCGCACGTACTCGGACAATAGACCATCTAG TTTTACAACTCCTGAGGGAGATGGGCCCACCCGCAGGTGTACGGACTGGGGCAGTGCTGTGGAACAAGAAGAGTTAAGAACAGACGTCAGGAGAGATATGCAAAG GTACAGAAGAAGAATCTTGGTTAATGACTTTAATGAAAGAGAAAGGACAATCTCCTCTGAAAG ctCGGATTCTAGAGATTCACCTGTACCTACAGAATTGGAAACGGATGAAGGGGTGCTTATGAGAAGACAGAAGCAGATCAACTATGGGAAAAATACTATTGCTTATGATCGCTACATTAAGGAAGTTCCAAA gCATCTTCGTCAGGCAGGAGTTCACCCTAGGACACCCaataagtttaaaaaatacagccGGAGGTCTTGGGACCAGCAGATACGACTGTGGAGGGTTACTCTGCATGCGTGGGATCCACCGGCAGAGGAAGGCAGTGACTTGCAAGCAAT TCAAGCGATTGATCTGGATGACATGGAGATCCAGTCTGGGGCCAGCAGTTCAACAGAATCAGGGACAAGTTTGCAGTCTGTGAATGTGGGCAAAGCTCCTGCAACAACACCAGAG GATACTTGTACTGGCACTCCTAACAAGATGAGGCGCATGGATGCTCAAATGGAAGCAGGGTTTGACTTGGAGTCATGCTTGGTTGAAGCTCAGGACAACAGCTGGCTCTCTGCTTCGTAA